The Candidatus Effluviviaceae Genus V sp. nucleotide sequence CGCCTCGCGCCGGCAGGCTGCGCTGGAGGCCGGAGCCGAGCTGGCGGCGAAGCTGAGGAGCATCGAGGCGACCGGGCGGATGGTGATCGACCTCGACGACCCTGAGGACCTGGCCGGCAGCGACGAGGACATCGTCCTGGCCGACGGCGACCATCTGCACGTCCCAAAGAAGCCCGATTTCGTGATGGTCATCGGACAGGTCAACAACCCGACGGCCTTCCAGTACGCGGGAGGCAGGAGCATCAACCACTACATCCGCAAGGCGGGAGGGACGACGCGCTTCGCAGACCGCGGTCGGACATACGTTGTTCGCGCGGACGGATCGGTCGACACGAGGGCGCGTCGCACGCGGCCGGGCGATGTCATCGTGGTTCCCGAATCGCTCGACAGGTTCGGCGGCATGCAGTTCATGCTCGACATCAGTCAGGTGCTCTACCAGATCGGTCTCGCGGCCGCGAGCGCTCATACGGTCGGGTTGTTCGATTAGGATCGGCCACCGCTTGGGGACTGCGGGTCACGCGTTCTCTCCGAGCGGAGCGTGCGTGGAACCGACGCTGCCGGAGGAACGCGGCGCTGTCACTTGGAGCTTCTCTTGCTCGTCGGAAGAACACCCCCGCCGGTCGTATCCGCGGTCGTACCCTCGTACAACGGAGAGGCATATCTACGTGAGTGTCTGCGGAGCATTCGGAGTCAGACGCTTGATGGGCTCGAGATCATCGTTGTTGATGACGGGTCCAGCGATTCATCGCGGTCGATCATCCTCGATGAGGCCGCGGACGACGAGAGGATCAGGTTCGTCGAGCACGATAGGAACAGGGGCATTGCTGCGGCGCGGAACACGGGCATCAGCGAGAGCCGCGGTGAGTTCGTGGGCTTTCTCGACCAGGACGATGTCTGGCTTCCATCGAAGCTCGAGACCCAGGTCTCGACTCTTGAAGAAGCCGGGCGCGGAGTGGAGGCCGTCTTCTCTGACGTCCTGATGGTCGATGAGAGAGGAAGAACGCTGGGCCGGTGTCACCACGAGTACATTCCTCAAGACGTCAACCGCATGTCCAGGGAACAGCGACTCCGGGCCTGCTTTCTGCACAACTTCATCCCTGTGATCGGTCTCCTCGTGCGAAGGTCGTGCTTCGACCGCATCGGTCTTTTCGACGAGAGCATCAGGGGTGGCATGGACGACTTCGAGCTGTGCCTGAGACTCGTCGGTGGCGCTGACATCATGTATATCGACCGCCCGCTGGCGGCTCACAGAGTCCACGGTGGGAACTACTCGCAGAAGACTGACAGACTGCTCTCCGACCTTCCGGACGTGATCGGGAAGGCCGTCGAGGAGTTCCCTGCTCTGGGACCCCTGGTTCCGAGAAAGAGGGCACTCCTGCACTACAGGCTCGCCAGGTTCCACCGGGATTCCGGTCGGTTCCGTAAGGCGCGCGAAGAGCTGAGAGAGGCGCAGAGGATCGACCCCACATGGTCCGTGCCCGGGCTCCTCGCACCCCTCTACGCCATGGGGCGCGCAGGATCTGCGATCCTTGCAGTCCGCCGGGCACTCAGACGTCTCTTGGTGCGCCCATGAGGTTGGTTAGCGGCGCAGGGTGGAGTAGCGAGTGAGTACGACGGACGCACAGACCGCACCCGCGTGGGCGGGCAAG carries:
- a CDS encoding glycosyltransferase; this translates as MRGTDAAGGTRRCHLELLLLVGRTPPPVVSAVVPSYNGEAYLRECLRSIRSQTLDGLEIIVVDDGSSDSSRSIILDEAADDERIRFVEHDRNRGIAAARNTGISESRGEFVGFLDQDDVWLPSKLETQVSTLEEAGRGVEAVFSDVLMVDERGRTLGRCHHEYIPQDVNRMSREQRLRACFLHNFIPVIGLLVRRSCFDRIGLFDESIRGGMDDFELCLRLVGGADIMYIDRPLAAHRVHGGNYSQKTDRLLSDLPDVIGKAVEEFPALGPLVPRKRALLHYRLARFHRDSGRFRKAREELREAQRIDPTWSVPGLLAPLYAMGRAGSAILAVRRALRRLLVRP